CACGCGATTGCCTTTGGTATCCCGCTCTTTGAAAGTCACTTTTTTGATTGGAATGCCGAAATTGCTCAAAGGCCTGCGAAGTTTCTTCTCAAAGAATACATCTGGCAATGGTATATCCAAGTCAAAATTACCTTTTTCAACAGCTTCCGCAAATACATTAAAATTCCCACCAAGAGCTTGCTTCAGGCTATCTATGTCTTTAGGTTCTTTCAATATATTCCCAAGACAACTAATTACTGCGGTTTGGATGGCGGGATCAGTGATGTATGGTATTTCATTTAACCGCAATAACTTTCCCAATTGCTTTTTTCCCGGTTCAGCCTTAGTTAGCTTTCTGTTCTCAAACTTGTCCTTTCCCTCAAAAAGTACTTCACATTTCTTGATTTCTCCTTTACCTTTTGCAGTTGCTTCATAATAAAGCTTTTCTGAAAATGCTTCTTTAGGAATAAGCTTATCGCTACTTGAAACTTGGATGTTCTTATCCTTTAATCGCTGTTCAATGACCTCTTTTATGTTTTCTTCTTCAATCAGAGGAATGTGCAAAAATTGGAGTTTGGATAGAGGAAGTCGCTTCTCTATTCCCCTGATTTTCACATTGATCAATTTCTTTTTATCTCTTTTTTCTTCGATAGGCTCCCATTTCAGAGTTTCCGGTATATTGTTCTTCCAGTTTTCGTTGGACAACTCCTTAAACTCTCTTCGCTTCGAGTATTTTTCTCCCTTATTTATTTCCCGGTAGGGAAGCGGCTCATGTAATTCTCCTCTTATCTGGTCAATCTCAATACGCTTTTTCTTTCCTTTTAGCTGAATGACTTTATTATACTTGTTTGTTTTCTTATTACGCTGTTTGTCATAAACCGCAATGTTTTGAACGGCCTTGACAAATTTATCTTTGAACTCGTTTAAGCTCCACGGGTGATATAGTGTGCTTTTAGTCTTTTCTTTTTTTCTATGTTGAGCCAGTTCCTGGTAAACGCCAAGATTAGTAAAGGCGATTATAATGGCATCCTCAGCGTGGTGGAAGTGATTGTCGCGGTTCTTGTCACCTAAATCCCATTCTTCACGCAGCATGGTAGTGGTGGCGCCTTTTACCGTTTGCACCTGCTCCTTACCAAAATAGGATTTCAGATAAATGGTTGCGAGCCGGGAAATGTAACCGGTATCGGTGATAAGGCTTCTCAGGTATTCTTCATCATCATTCAGGTCTTTGCTGAGATTATCAATTTCAAACCGTCTGTATTTGCTTCGATAGTAGTTCCTTTCAAAAGTCAGTTCATGTTTCCTTTGCTTTTGCCTATCCTTATAATTGCTGGCGGGCTTTCCTTTTAGGTCTTCGGTTATTTTATCAATTTCTGCAGTTAAGCTTTCAGCTTTTTTTCTCCATCCATCCACCCGTTGCTTAATCCTATCATAAGCCCAGTCCGATTTATAATTTGGAAGGTTTTCACACTCCTGTAATTCAAAGGGTGTACGGTCATCTTTGAACTCATTGAAATGTGTGGCGCATAAAGTCAGGTTAACGTCCGCATCACTCCAACAGCGGCTGCGAGGAATAATGTGTTCAAAATCAAATTTTCTTTTATCTCCAAAAAGATCATCAAAACAAATTGTTTCTCCAGTATAAGGACACTCATGGCAACCATTTATTTCCTGCAACTCTTGCCAGAGTTTATATCTCAAAATGTCTTTTTCATTAATGGGGGCAAGATTTGGATATTCTGCCAGTCTTTTCCTGATCTTCTCACGTTCCTGTTCCTGCTTTTTATTCCACCTACGAATAGCAATGCGCTTGTTCTTATCATTTAATTCACGGGCAAGTTCGATCCGCACAACATCCTGCTTTCCATATTTGGCTTCAATATGCTTTATCGCACTACGAAGCGCATACAATGCCTGCTTCACAATGGGATTGCGCAGGGTCTGAAATTTAGGTTCGGGCAATTCATTAGGTGAAGGGGGCAGATGCTCCACTTTAGCAGGATGCCAGAGGCGATCGAGTCGTTGTTCGTCCACGTTATATTTCTCTTTAAGGTGGTTTCGTATTAGATCAACTACCGGCTCCGTTCTCAGGAACTCCGGCTTAATGGGATTTTTGAGCAAGGCTTTTATTTGAGCTTTATAGTTTTCAATGGCTTCACTCAATTTACCGTTCTCGTTGATCCCTTTTATCTCCTTAAGAAATTTGGTGGCTTTCTTTTGTGTCCAATAGCCTATTCTTACTTTGTCCAACGCAGGAACCGGTTTGGGTTTCTTTTCATATTCGGTTTTAATAGCTTTCAATACGGCATTTTTTACTGTTTGCTCCAGTTTTTCTTCCTGCTTTTCTTTGATAAATGCACTGATGTCTTCATGAATATTTTGTTTTTCAGCTTCGGACATATGGAGCCATTTTTCTCTGCCAAATACTTCATCTATGTTGGCAAGGAAGACAGCATCAGTGTATTTCAATCCATCTTCCATAAAGGGAAGAATTTTGCGGATAGCCTTAATACTCAGGCTGCCATAACCGCTTTTGAGATTTATCTTTTTCAGGTCACCTTCTTTATCATCATCAAGACCATAGGTTTTAAGTTTGTTAAATAGAAGGTGATTATCCTCATAATAGGTGAAACAATGCCAGATTTCTTCATGAATGAATTCGAGACATTTTTTTTCTTTTTCCCCATCGGTCAATTTGCTCCAAAGTTCCCTACCTGTTTCTTCTATTATCCGCTTTCTTTCATCCTTATTTTTATCTCTGAATTCAGGATTATGGAGAATGTTTTCTCCACCGATTTTTCTAATGATCTTTTTCTCAATCTTTTGCTTTACAGCTTCCGGTAAGGATTTGAAGTCAT
The DNA window shown above is from Bacteroidia bacterium and carries:
- the cas9 gene encoding type II CRISPR RNA-guided endonuclease Cas9 (Cas9, originally named Csn1, is the large, multifunctional signature protein of type II CRISPR/Cas systems. It is well known even to general audiences because its RNA-guided endonuclease activity has made it a popular tool for custom editing of eukaryotic genomes.), which codes for MAKILGLDLGTNSIGWAVVDNISKTIDAGVTTFQRGVAVKQDGSNEEPLNVAKRKARQMRRQVFYKNYRLTKMTEVLARFGMFPYLKVLENEQQQKAIIREIKDRFGLSEQEIKNHGLNKFKDDYQLNARIAKLLLLFGVVGKKPSEINIKLEKNPETLDEFIDHMLEFISMDSYRLRSIALTGHITKMEFGRILYQIGKRRGFKSSRKVKNKDEGDDKTVKNKFKKNDKKKNWQDEVSKLQEKYGDELKIEETETIVEVEYPKALTEFYAEMDETRKAIEKGKYITLGNYLYHKITGDKNFKDIKGVHERRIRQETKADRQMYIDEFNELWNRHSERLGLNILSGEKRTKKKERVEVTLYEFLGNERKGILFYQRPLKSQKHLVAKCTFANKTVRIRDKKTNEILKSKKGKELVKKVGKSRCLVSHPLYERFRALQQINNLKINRNGTWDELSPAEREELLALFTTECNESGKVAISKVLEILVIKKEQLKGTAEGDVEEWKNGEEQQVGSFAGNYTSKKLSELFGTKWDDFKSLPEAVKQKIEKKIIRKIGGENILHNPEFRDKNKDERKRIIEETGRELWSKLTDGEKEKKCLEFIHEEIWHCFTYYEDNHLLFNKLKTYGLDDDKEGDLKKINLKSGYGSLSIKAIRKILPFMEDGLKYTDAVFLANIDEVFGREKWLHMSEAEKQNIHEDISAFIKEKQEEKLEQTVKNAVLKAIKTEYEKKPKPVPALDKVRIGYWTQKKATKFLKEIKGINENGKLSEAIENYKAQIKALLKNPIKPEFLRTEPVVDLIRNHLKEKYNVDEQRLDRLWHPAKVEHLPPSPNELPEPKFQTLRNPIVKQALYALRSAIKHIEAKYGKQDVVRIELARELNDKNKRIAIRRWNKKQEQEREKIRKRLAEYPNLAPINEKDILRYKLWQELQEINGCHECPYTGETICFDDLFGDKRKFDFEHIIPRSRCWSDADVNLTLCATHFNEFKDDRTPFELQECENLPNYKSDWAYDRIKQRVDGWRKKAESLTAEIDKITEDLKGKPASNYKDRQKQRKHELTFERNYYRSKYRRFEIDNLSKDLNDDEEYLRSLITDTGYISRLATIYLKSYFGKEQVQTVKGATTTMLREEWDLGDKNRDNHFHHAEDAIIIAFTNLGVYQELAQHRKKEKTKSTLYHPWSLNEFKDKFVKAVQNIAVYDKQRNKKTNKYNKVIQLKGKKKRIEIDQIRGELHEPLPYREINKGEKYSKRREFKELSNENWKNNIPETLKWEPIEEKRDKKKLINVKIRGIEKRLPLSKLQFLHIPLIEEENIKEVIEQRLKDKNIQVSSSDKLIPKEAFSEKLYYEATAKGKGEIKKCEVLFEGKDKFENRKLTKAEPGKKQLGKLLRLNEIPYITDPAIQTAVISCLGNILKEPKDIDSLKQALGGNFNVFAEAVEKGNFDLDIPLPDVFFEKKLRRPLSNFGIPIKKVTFKERDTKGNRVRKHIDDLTHGDIPNLTEPAKSIIEKRLKEISAESRSFSERLPEEFYEEKIHVPVKNVRTHEKANLYEIRDRAYFRFGKGNIHATVWQDTETEKYYVETVPFYFVVNPDQYDENTRIEFIQGIGKKEIDNGEFKMERLMKIEKFQNGNFFILNTKGQKNEVFAKEVNEMIENERTFKLQEMLYKVKMISSTSFDIQLRKHSSSKSTEGNINIKSSDRWRV